The following nucleotide sequence is from Nitrospira sp..
AGGCCAACGCACGCAGATGTTGTCGTGGCCCAAACGCGGCAAGTTTGTGGTGAAAAACTAGCGTGTCCTGTGGCTACACGTCATCACTACAGCAAACCATACCCTCATCAACTTTCCGCCATCATCCGCAGCCATCGCAAGCTGTCTTCAAAAGTCGCTTTGAGGAAACCGGCTGAATGATCAATACACATCTCGAGGTGTCAGGCAAGACTTGGTTGGCCTTCTGCTTGTCTGCCTTGACCCTATCCGGCTGTTTTTCAAAAATCCCCTTCAAAGATGCACCGAAACCGGATCCTCAAAGGACAGCTATTTACATCTATCGAACCGACTCGCCCCCGAGACTGCGTAAAGGCACGGTGCTGATCAACAACAAAGAGGTGTGTAATCTCGCTTCAGAAGAGTTCACATGGACGAGCCTGGAACCAGGAGGATATTGGCTATCCGTTACCTGGTCACCTGAATTGGGTATTTCCTCAGAAAACATACGGCTTGACGTGCAGGGCAATCAAACCCTCTTTGTAAAGATCGATCCCTCAACGAGGATTCATGCCGTTTTCCTGCCTGCGGGGGGTGTGTTGACCACCGTGAAAGCACGTCTTTCGGTTGGGAGACATCCGGATCAAATTACCGAAATATGGCCTCTGCACTATGTTGCCCCAAGGGAAGAAGAGATTGAGCCGATGCCGCCAGGCCTGTAGCATGGGCTACTAGCCGCAAAACAGCTCCGGCATAAGCCTTTAGCCGTGAAGCTGCAGATCACTCACCATCTGTCTCCCCCACCATGTTGATTCGATGTGCGAGACAACCGGCGCCGAAGCCGTTGTCGATGTTCATCACTCCGACTCCGGCTGCGCAGGAATTCAACATGGTCAACAAGGCGGCCAACCCGCCGAAGTGCGCGCCATAGCCCCGGCTTGTCGGCACCGCAATCACCGGTTGCCGCACCAGTCCGCCGACCACGCTTGGAAGCACGCCGTCCATGCCGGCCACCACGACGAGCGCCCGCGCATCATGCAAGCGCTCCTGTTGCCCCAGCAGCCGATGCAAGCCGGCCACTCCCACATCGTACAACGTGTCGGTCTTGCTCCCCATGATATCGGCCGTCACCCGCGCTTCCTCCGCCACGGGAATATCGGCGGTGCCGGCGGTGACGATCAACACGGATCCCCGGCGCTTCAACTTGGGCGGCGCAATGGCGACGACCCGCGCCGCTTCATGGTAGACCGCCCGTTTGCTCACGCGCAGGAGCGCCCGCGCAACCGAGGGTTCCACCCGCGTCGCCAGCAACGCGTTGTTCTTCCGCAAGAGCGTCTTCGCGATGGCCACCACTTGTGATACCGTCTTGCCTTCGCAAAAAATGACTTCCGGAAACCCCTGGCGCAGCGCGCGATGGTGATCGAGCGAGGCAAATCCTAAGTTTTCATACGGCAGGGTTCGTAGCCGGTGAAGCGCGTCCGGCACCGCAAGAGCGCCCTGCTGAACCTTCGTGAGCAACGCCTGCAGCTGGTCCTGATTCATGACAGGCTCTTCTCCCCCTTGGCTTCGCGCTCCATGAGATCACCGACCGCCTGGCGACAGGACTTGTCGGCAAAGAGCACGGCATTTACTTCCTGCACGATCGGCATATCCACACCACAGCGCAGGGCGAGATCCAGCGCCGCCTTCGCCGTGCGCACGCCTTCCGCCACGGCCTGCATGCTCGCGAGAATGCCCTCCAACCGTTCGCCTTTTCCCAACCGCACCCCGACCGAATGATTGCGGCTCAAGGGCCCGGTGCAGGTCAGAATGAGATCTCCGACCCCTGAGAGACCATAGAAGGTCCGTGGATCGGCGCCCATCGCGACACCCAGCCGGATCATTTCGGCCAGGCCGCGGGTGATAAGCGCCGCGCGGGCGTTATGCCCGAGTTCGAGCCCATCGACGACACCGGCAGCCAGGGCCATCACGTTTTTCAGGGCACCGCCGAGTTGCACGCCGATCAAGTCATCGTCCGCATAGACGCGAAAGTTCGGCGTCATGAACAGCGCCTGGATCGCCTTGACGACACCGGCA
It contains:
- the larB gene encoding nickel pincer cofactor biosynthesis protein LarB: MNQDQLQALLTKVQQGALAVPDALHRLRTLPYENLGFASLDHHRALRQGFPEVIFCEGKTVSQVVAIAKTLLRKNNALLATRVEPSVARALLRVSKRAVYHEAARVVAIAPPKLKRRGSVLIVTAGTADIPVAEEARVTADIMGSKTDTLYDVGVAGLHRLLGQQERLHDARALVVVAGMDGVLPSVVGGLVRQPVIAVPTSRGYGAHFGGLAALLTMLNSCAAGVGVMNIDNGFGAGCLAHRINMVGETDGE
- a CDS encoding DUF2846 domain-containing protein, with the protein product MINTHLEVSGKTWLAFCLSALTLSGCFSKIPFKDAPKPDPQRTAIYIYRTDSPPRLRKGTVLINNKEVCNLASEEFTWTSLEPGGYWLSVTWSPELGISSENIRLDVQGNQTLFVKIDPSTRIHAVFLPAGGVLTTVKARLSVGRHPDQITEIWPLHYVAPREEEIEPMPPGL
- a CDS encoding NAD(P)-dependent glycerol-3-phosphate dehydrogenase; the encoded protein is MEQPAIKHVAVIGAGAWGTALARHLAEKQIPVCLWAHEPEVVQAIQLRRENTVYLPGVLLPPTLSVTNVLADAIAGADCLIFAVPSHVARTVLSRIAVLLPQPIPLVSATKGIEEETLALVTQVMQAVLPAHMQGSLLVLSGPSFASEVSRGKPTALCLAGQDAGVVKAIQALFMTPNFRVYADDDLIGVQLGGALKNVMALAAGVVDGLELGHNARAALITRGLAEMIRLGVAMGADPRTFYGLSGVGDLILTCTGPLSRNHSVGVRLGKGERLEGILASMQAVAEGVRTAKAALDLALRCGVDMPIVQEVNAVLFADKSCRQAVGDLMEREAKGEKSLS